A single genomic interval of Plodia interpunctella isolate USDA-ARS_2022_Savannah chromosome 16, ilPloInte3.2, whole genome shotgun sequence harbors:
- the LOC128676719 gene encoding uncharacterized protein LOC128676719, with amino-acid sequence MANHDQILRELLEKIAEEYKYKDATYKIEPVSSEGANYSSALYNITVSSPNNEDLNLFAKVLSFSEKTRSAMVDTDTLPSDPSETERFVYQELAEKFKELELKCGIPMEERYAFTKFYCHQPNTNAETVILENLAVKGFEVYDRLKSIDWPYASKAVEVLAKFHGLAMAYEEHNPEEYKDILIKYTNKIEPIYKYMSSSFKDFAETALSVTREENKEKLKKFIDSLSSFENVLHVYSKPQRKPVIIHSDFRPSNIMHRINKNGTIDLIPLDYQTIHSGCCVSDLIYLIILGSDAPFRARYYQRLVDHYYDSLRNTLIRLKMDPDQIYPRKDFDYELREALPYGLIVAIFGLPLITVLPDDAPDMTSDNFMDGMTKIKTSSLYPDRINGVIDDYVKWGVL; translated from the exons atggcaaaccacgaTCAAATATTACGCGAATTACTCGAAAAAATAGCTGAGGAGTACAAATACAAAGATGCGACATACAAAATAGAACCTGTTTCCAGCGAGGGTGCTAATTATTCTTCAGCCCTCTATAACATCACCGTATCTAGCCCAAATAatgaagatttaaatttatttgccaaagtTTTGAGCTTCAGTGAGAAGACTCGATCAGCTATGGTGGATACTGATACATTACCCTCTGATCCATCTGAGACAGAAAGATTTGTGTACCAAGAATTGGCCGAAAAATTCAAAGAATTAGAACTCAAATGTGGGATTCCAATGGAAGAAAGATACGCATTTACTAAATTCTATTGCCATCAGCCAAATACGAATGCAGAAACAgtcattttagaaaatttagcGGTAAAAGGTTTCGAAGTATACGACAGATTAAAGTCTATCGATTGGCCTTACGCATCCAAAGCTGTAGAAGTTTTAGCGAAGTTCCATGGTCTAGCTATGGCATACGAAGAACACAACCCTGAAGAATATAAGGatattctaattaaatatacgaataaaattgaacctatatataaatacatgagtagcagttttaaagattttgctGAAACAGCTTTATCAGTGACAAGAgaagaaaacaaagaaaaattaaaaaaattcattgaCTCATTAAGttcttttgaaaatgttttgcaCGTATATAGTAAACCACAGCGAAAACCCGTCATTATACACAGTGATTTTAGACCaagcaatattatgcatagaATAAACAAG AATGGGACAATCGACCTTATTCCTCTGGATTATCAGACCATCCATTCGGGGTGCTGCGTGAGTGAcctaatttacttaataattctTGGTTCCGACGCGCCTTTCCGTGCTCGCTACTACCAGCGTCTGGTGGACCACTACTATGATAGTTTGAGGAATACTTTGATACGTCTGAAGATGGACCCAGACCAGATTTACCCCAGGAAGGACTTTGATTATGAATTGCGTGAG GCTCTGCCTTATGGTCTCATCGTGGCTATCTTCGGGCTCCCTTTAATCACAGTGCTACCGGACGATGCTCCTGACATGACCAGTGACAACTTCATGGATGGAATGACCAAGATAAAGACCAGCAGTCTTTACCCCGACAGAATAAACGGTGTCATTGATGATTATGTCAAATGGGGGGTTCTCTAA